One part of the Raphanus sativus cultivar WK10039 chromosome 7, ASM80110v3, whole genome shotgun sequence genome encodes these proteins:
- the LOC108814326 gene encoding protein phosphatase 1 regulatory inhibitor subunit PPP1R7 homolog: protein MSSEKEAQPSMEIDDSANVLDLTSCQLHSLETIELPPTLTELDLTANRLSGLDSRIAQLSALKKLSLRQNLIDDSAVEPLSRWDALSDLEELILRDNKLAKVPEIGIFSKLLVFDVSFNEITSLQGLSKASTTLKELYVSKNEVNKITEIEHLRDLQILELGSNRLRVMENMENFTKLDELWLGRNRIKVVNLCGLRCIKKISLQSNRLTSMKGFEDCVALEELYLSHNGISKMEGLSGLVNLRVLDLSNNKLTSVDDIQNLTKLEDLWLNDNQIESLEAITEAVAGSKEKLTTIYLENNPCAKSSDYVAVVRQIFPNLEQIDSNLFA from the exons ATGAGCAGTGAGAAGGAAGCGCAACCATCAATGGAGATCGACGATTCGGCTAACGTCCTCGATCTCACTAGCTGCCAGCTCCACAGTCTCGAGACGATCGAGCTACCACCGACGCTGACTGAGCTGGACCTCACGGCGAACCGTTTGTCGGGATTGGACTCGAGGATCGCTCAGCTCTCTGCGCTCAAGAAGCTTTCTCTTCGCCAGAACCTAATCGATGATTCCGCCGTCGAGCCTTTATCTCGCTGGGACGCCTTGTCCGATCTCGAG GAGCTGATCCTCAGAGATAACAAACTAGCGAAAGTTCCAGAGATAGGCATATTCTCAAAGCTTTTGGTTTTCGACGTATCTTTCAACGAGATCACTTCGTTGCAAGGGCTATCAAAGGCATCCACCACGCTCAAGGAGCTCTACGTGTCTAAGAACGAAGTTAACAAGATTACGGAGATTGAACACTTGCGCGACTTGCAGATTCTTGAACTCGGTTCTAATAGATTGCGG GTAATGGAGAATATGGAGAACTTCACAAAATTAGATGAATTATGGCTTGGGAGAAACCGTATCAAAGTTGTGAACCTGTGTGGGCTCAGATGTATTAAAAAGATTAGCTTGCAGAGTAATCGGTTAACCTCTATGAAAGGATTTGAG GACTGTGTTGCTCTTGAGGAGTTGTATTTGAGCCATAATGGTATCTCAAAAATGGAAGGCTTGAGTGGATTGGTTAACCTACGGGTGTTGGACCTGTCGAACAACAAGCTCACGTCAGTTGATGACATTCAGAACCTCACAAA GTTGGAAGATTTATGGCTTAATGACAACCAGATAGAATCACTTGAAGCAATCACAGAAGCTGTTGCAGGCTCAAAAGAGAAGCTGACCACTATCTACCTCGAAAATAACCCTTGT GCCAAGTCTTCCGATTACGTTGCTGTGGTCAGACAAATCTTCCCAAATTTGGAGCAAATAGACTCTAACTTATTTGCTTGA